The proteins below come from a single Cervus canadensis isolate Bull #8, Minnesota chromosome 2, ASM1932006v1, whole genome shotgun sequence genomic window:
- the SLAMF8 gene encoding SLAM family member 8 isoform X2 → MAVWSLWSLLLWKALLPMVIASARVQGQVGGSALLVADHPPGFQVREAIWRSLWPSEELLATFFRGSPETLYHSRFLGRAQLHSNLSLELRPLESGDSGNFSVLLVDKQGRARSQTLQLKVYVPRPVVKVFIAVSGDAQPPKTCQVFLSCWAPNISDITYSWRREGAVDPAMEPGGLFTDGQVLRVSLGPGDKGVAYSCIVSNPVSWDLATVIPWESCHRQAAPGRASYKDVLLVVVPVLLLLILAGLSAWHWGPWSGKKKKEVCADEVDQETESPLV, encoded by the exons ATGGCTGTGTGGTCTCTGTGGAGTCTGCTTCTCTGGAAAG CACTGCTTCCCATGGTCATCGCCAGTGCCCGAGTGCAGGGCCAGGTGGGCGGCTCGGCGCTGCTGGTGGCAGATCACCCTCCCGGCTTCCAAGTCAGAGAGGCCATCTGGAGATCCCTCTGGCCTTCAGAGGAGCTCCTGGCCACGTTCTTCCGGGGCTCCCCAGAGACGCTGTACCACTCGCGCTTCCTGGGCCGAGCCCAGCTACACAGCAACCTCAGCCTGGAGCTGCGCCCACTGGAGTCTGGAGACAGCGGCAACTTCTCCGTGCTGCTGGTGGACAAGCAGGGTCGGGCCCGGAGCCAGACCCTGCAGCTCAAGGTGTACG TGCCCAGACCCGTGGTCAAAGTGTTCATTGCTGTATCAGGGGATGCTCAGCCCCCCAAGACCTGCCAAGTGTTCCTGTCCTGCTGGGCTCCCAACATCAGTGACATAACCTATAGCTGGCGACGGGAGGGCGCTGTGGACCCTGCTATGGAGCCGGGTGGCCTCTTCACGGATGGACAAGTGCTGAGAGTGTCGCTGGGACCAGGAGACAAAGGCGTGGCCTATTCATGCATTGTCTCCAACCCCGTCAGCTGGGACCTGGCCACAGTCATCCCCTGGGAGAGCTGCCACCGCCAGGCAG CTCCAGGGCGGGCCTCCTACAAAGACGTGCTGCTTGTGGTGGTGCCTGTCTTGCTGCTCCTGATCCTGGCTGGTCTGTCTGCCTGGCACTGGGGCCCCTGGTCAG ggaagaagaaaaaggaagtctGTGCTGATGAAGTAGATCAAGAGACAGAGAGCCCCCTCGTGTAG
- the SLAMF8 gene encoding SLAM family member 8 isoform X3, whose product MAVWSLWSLLLWKDAVPRPVVKVFIAVSGDAQPPKTCQVFLSCWAPNISDITYSWRREGAVDPAMEPGGLFTDGQVLRVSLGPGDKGVAYSCIVSNPVSWDLATVIPWESCHRQAAPGRASYKDVLLVVVPVLLLLILAGLSAWHWGPWSGKKKKEVCADEVDQETESPLV is encoded by the exons ATGGCTGTGTGGTCTCTGTGGAGTCTGCTTCTCTGGAAAG ATGCAGTGCCCAGACCCGTGGTCAAAGTGTTCATTGCTGTATCAGGGGATGCTCAGCCCCCCAAGACCTGCCAAGTGTTCCTGTCCTGCTGGGCTCCCAACATCAGTGACATAACCTATAGCTGGCGACGGGAGGGCGCTGTGGACCCTGCTATGGAGCCGGGTGGCCTCTTCACGGATGGACAAGTGCTGAGAGTGTCGCTGGGACCAGGAGACAAAGGCGTGGCCTATTCATGCATTGTCTCCAACCCCGTCAGCTGGGACCTGGCCACAGTCATCCCCTGGGAGAGCTGCCACCGCCAGGCAG CTCCAGGGCGGGCCTCCTACAAAGACGTGCTGCTTGTGGTGGTGCCTGTCTTGCTGCTCCTGATCCTGGCTGGTCTGTCTGCCTGGCACTGGGGCCCCTGGTCAG ggaagaagaaaaaggaagtctGTGCTGATGAAGTAGATCAAGAGACAGAGAGCCCCCTCGTGTAG
- the SLAMF8 gene encoding SLAM family member 8 isoform X1, which yields MAVWSLWSLLLWKALLPMVIASARVQGQVGGSALLVADHPPGFQVREAIWRSLWPSEELLATFFRGSPETLYHSRFLGRAQLHSNLSLELRPLESGDSGNFSVLLVDKQGRARSQTLQLKVYDAVPRPVVKVFIAVSGDAQPPKTCQVFLSCWAPNISDITYSWRREGAVDPAMEPGGLFTDGQVLRVSLGPGDKGVAYSCIVSNPVSWDLATVIPWESCHRQAAPGRASYKDVLLVVVPVLLLLILAGLSAWHWGPWSGKKKKEVCADEVDQETESPLV from the exons ATGGCTGTGTGGTCTCTGTGGAGTCTGCTTCTCTGGAAAG CACTGCTTCCCATGGTCATCGCCAGTGCCCGAGTGCAGGGCCAGGTGGGCGGCTCGGCGCTGCTGGTGGCAGATCACCCTCCCGGCTTCCAAGTCAGAGAGGCCATCTGGAGATCCCTCTGGCCTTCAGAGGAGCTCCTGGCCACGTTCTTCCGGGGCTCCCCAGAGACGCTGTACCACTCGCGCTTCCTGGGCCGAGCCCAGCTACACAGCAACCTCAGCCTGGAGCTGCGCCCACTGGAGTCTGGAGACAGCGGCAACTTCTCCGTGCTGCTGGTGGACAAGCAGGGTCGGGCCCGGAGCCAGACCCTGCAGCTCAAGGTGTACG ATGCAGTGCCCAGACCCGTGGTCAAAGTGTTCATTGCTGTATCAGGGGATGCTCAGCCCCCCAAGACCTGCCAAGTGTTCCTGTCCTGCTGGGCTCCCAACATCAGTGACATAACCTATAGCTGGCGACGGGAGGGCGCTGTGGACCCTGCTATGGAGCCGGGTGGCCTCTTCACGGATGGACAAGTGCTGAGAGTGTCGCTGGGACCAGGAGACAAAGGCGTGGCCTATTCATGCATTGTCTCCAACCCCGTCAGCTGGGACCTGGCCACAGTCATCCCCTGGGAGAGCTGCCACCGCCAGGCAG CTCCAGGGCGGGCCTCCTACAAAGACGTGCTGCTTGTGGTGGTGCCTGTCTTGCTGCTCCTGATCCTGGCTGGTCTGTCTGCCTGGCACTGGGGCCCCTGGTCAG ggaagaagaaaaaggaagtctGTGCTGATGAAGTAGATCAAGAGACAGAGAGCCCCCTCGTGTAG